In Nitrospirota bacterium, a single window of DNA contains:
- the rnd gene encoding ribonuclease D — MTPNPPMQYVTDQRALETLCLTLRQSPRLALDTEFVGEDTFIPRLELIQVATAATAAVIDFPAVLASGSLDVFWELVCDPKIEKIVHAGRQDLDLFATHAGQIPKPFFDTQIAAAMVGYGAQVAYANLVQRLHGTKLEKAHTFTNWSARPLSDDQIAYALEDVEFLLPIHTHLQDRLSSLGRLEWVSEEFARLESAVGEKSREPQERYQRIRGWDTLKPKGAVVLRELAAWREAEARRRNVPRGRVMRDEVLLQLARHPPKSVHELRGLRGVHSSEVDRHGEQLLATITSALALPPSAWPEVPRERKPDPESTGIVELLQAVLKARAAEQGIAPTMLATSSDLQTLVEAKQNRSTLDVPILRGWRRQLVGDLLLKVLDGAVTITVDRTSGALRMSQDGLSSATS; from the coding sequence GTGACACCTAATCCACCGATGCAGTATGTGACCGACCAGCGTGCGCTTGAAACCCTCTGCCTCACCTTACGGCAGAGTCCTCGATTGGCTCTGGATACGGAATTCGTCGGGGAAGACACCTTTATCCCGCGGCTCGAACTGATCCAAGTCGCGACCGCCGCCACCGCCGCCGTCATCGATTTTCCCGCCGTGTTGGCGAGCGGATCGCTCGATGTCTTCTGGGAGCTCGTCTGCGATCCGAAGATTGAAAAGATCGTGCATGCCGGACGGCAGGATCTCGATCTCTTTGCCACCCATGCCGGACAGATCCCGAAGCCATTTTTCGATACGCAGATCGCCGCCGCCATGGTCGGATATGGCGCCCAAGTCGCCTATGCGAACCTGGTCCAGCGTCTCCACGGCACGAAGCTGGAGAAAGCCCATACTTTTACGAATTGGAGCGCGCGGCCACTTTCCGATGACCAGATCGCCTATGCCCTAGAAGATGTCGAATTTCTGCTACCGATCCATACGCACTTACAGGATCGCCTGAGCAGCCTTGGCCGGTTGGAATGGGTCAGTGAGGAATTTGCCCGCCTCGAGTCGGCGGTCGGCGAAAAGAGTCGTGAGCCTCAAGAGCGCTACCAGCGCATACGCGGATGGGACACGCTCAAGCCCAAAGGAGCCGTGGTGCTTCGTGAATTAGCGGCCTGGCGAGAAGCGGAAGCCCGACGCCGGAATGTGCCTCGCGGACGTGTCATGCGGGATGAGGTCCTTCTCCAGCTCGCACGCCATCCCCCCAAATCGGTCCATGAGCTCCGTGGTCTCCGCGGCGTCCATTCTTCCGAGGTCGACCGGCATGGAGAACAACTGTTGGCCACCATCACCTCCGCCTTAGCTCTGCCACCGTCAGCCTGGCCTGAGGTTCCACGCGAACGGAAACCGGACCCTGAGTCGACCGGCATCGTCGAACTGCTGCAAGCCGTGCTGAAGGCCCGTGCCGCGGAGCAGGGGATCGCCCCCACGATGTTGGCCACTAGTTCAGATTTACAAACACTCGTGGAAGCCAAACAGAATCGGAGCACCCTCGATGTGCCCATTCTCCGTGGCTGGCGTCGGCAACTGGTCGGGGACCTGCTCCTTAAAGTGCTGGATGGCGCAGTCACCATTACCGTAGACCGAACCTCCGGTGCGCTTCGCATGTCCCAGGACGGTCTCTCAAGCGCAACAAGCTGA
- a CDS encoding DnaJ domain-containing protein, translating to MAFSQSKFIKFQSGMRRRIDSLRPKAEESLELAVDTMMQERVDSFFRVEEGLEEIIKTLVQIEEELVEIRDLSGAMRLESRLEFVEDRWDDFDSEIRERPRRRRKKVSLADMLKAAGGGGDPSQGPSGINNAMDAYAAMGVEFGSSLAEVTASFRHKAKQLHPDSNNGDRSAEPELRRMLEAYQFLKEYLSLSNVEPPRSPDHTYNPTE from the coding sequence ATGGCATTTTCACAAAGCAAATTCATTAAGTTTCAGAGCGGGATGAGGCGACGGATCGATTCGTTGCGCCCGAAGGCCGAAGAGAGCCTGGAACTCGCTGTCGACACGATGATGCAGGAGCGGGTCGATAGCTTCTTTCGTGTGGAAGAGGGGCTGGAGGAAATCATCAAGACCCTAGTCCAGATTGAAGAAGAGCTTGTGGAAATTCGCGATCTTTCCGGCGCCATGCGCCTGGAATCCCGGCTCGAGTTTGTCGAAGACCGCTGGGACGATTTCGATAGCGAGATTCGGGAGCGCCCCCGTCGCCGCCGCAAGAAAGTTAGCCTGGCCGATATGCTGAAAGCCGCAGGTGGGGGAGGCGACCCATCACAAGGACCCAGCGGCATCAACAACGCAATGGATGCCTATGCCGCGATGGGCGTGGAGTTCGGCAGTTCGCTCGCCGAAGTCACAGCGTCGTTCCGCCACAAGGCCAAACAGCTTCATCCCGATTCGAATAACGGCGACCGGAGCGCCGAGCCGGAGTTACGCCGCATGCTGGAGGCCTACCAGTTCTTGAAGGAGTATTTGAGCCTCAGCAACGTTGAGCCTCCTCGATCACCAGACCACACTTACAATCCAACTGAATGA
- a CDS encoding NAD-dependent malic enzyme: MTDIGPYSNYRLTVRLQLANTPGMFARVAAVLAEEGANLGAVDIVSATANCMVRDVTFDVRDESHGETVLARIGALPDVTVLSASDRIFLLHLGGKIHVQSKFPITTRNLLSMVYTPGVGRVSQAIAKDKTKAYAFTSKSNTVAVVTDGSAVLGLGNLGPEAALPVMEGKAMLFKEFAGIDAWPICLNTQDPDEIVRTVQAIAPGFGAINLEDISSPRCFEIERRLKSTLDIPVMHDDQHGTAVVLLAALTNALTVTGKRIEDIRVVVNGLGAAGTACCRMLLAAGLSHLIGCEARGIVLRGDGDQLRACRTDLAACMTNDRPQGSLREALKGADVFIGLSVGNVVTAEDLDLMAPDRIVFAMANPDPEVPPQLAASHCRIFATGRSDYPNQINNALAFPGIFRGALDVQACDINEAMKLAAAKALAETIPASALSEDYIIPSVFDKAVVPRVAKAVAAAARDTGVARRRTKISDDFVSR, encoded by the coding sequence ATGACCGACATTGGGCCCTATTCCAACTATCGCCTGACCGTTCGCCTCCAACTCGCCAATACACCGGGTATGTTTGCGCGGGTCGCGGCGGTCTTAGCCGAGGAAGGAGCTAATTTGGGCGCGGTGGATATCGTCTCTGCTACAGCCAACTGCATGGTCCGAGACGTGACCTTCGACGTCCGGGACGAATCGCATGGAGAAACCGTACTCGCACGGATCGGGGCGCTGCCTGACGTCACAGTCCTGTCCGCCTCAGATCGAATATTTTTGCTGCATCTCGGCGGAAAGATTCACGTCCAAAGCAAGTTTCCCATCACGACGCGTAACCTCTTGTCGATGGTTTATACGCCAGGGGTCGGCCGTGTCTCGCAAGCCATCGCAAAGGACAAAACCAAAGCCTATGCGTTTACGAGCAAGAGCAACACGGTCGCCGTGGTCACCGACGGATCTGCGGTGCTGGGCTTGGGGAATCTTGGTCCGGAGGCCGCGTTACCCGTGATGGAAGGCAAGGCCATGCTGTTCAAGGAATTTGCGGGAATCGACGCCTGGCCGATTTGTCTGAATACGCAAGATCCCGATGAGATCGTCCGCACGGTTCAGGCGATTGCTCCAGGGTTCGGCGCGATCAACTTAGAAGACATCAGTTCACCTCGCTGCTTTGAGATCGAACGCCGCTTAAAGAGCACCCTGGATATTCCGGTCATGCATGACGACCAGCATGGCACCGCCGTGGTCCTCCTGGCCGCATTGACCAATGCACTCACTGTGACGGGAAAACGGATTGAGGACATCCGCGTGGTCGTCAACGGTCTTGGGGCCGCTGGAACCGCCTGCTGCAGAATGTTGCTGGCTGCAGGCCTCTCTCACCTGATCGGATGTGAAGCTCGAGGGATCGTCTTACGAGGAGACGGCGACCAGCTGCGGGCCTGCCGAACGGATCTCGCCGCCTGTATGACGAACGACCGCCCTCAAGGCTCACTTCGAGAGGCACTGAAGGGAGCCGACGTCTTCATCGGCTTATCCGTCGGCAATGTCGTCACAGCGGAAGATCTGGATCTGATGGCGCCTGATAGGATTGTTTTTGCCATGGCCAATCCCGACCCGGAAGTCCCTCCTCAATTGGCGGCCTCCCACTGCCGGATCTTCGCGACCGGGCGTTCGGACTACCCGAATCAAATCAACAATGCCCTCGCCTTTCCCGGCATCTTTCGGGGTGCATTGGATGTGCAGGCTTGCGACATCAACGAAGCGATGAAACTCGCTGCGGCCAAGGCCTTGGCTGAGACCATTCCCGCGTCGGCTCTCAGCGAGGACTACATCATTCCAAGCGTGTTCGATAAGGCCGTCGTTCCACGTGTGGCCAAAGCCGTGGCGGCCGCTGCACGTGATACGGGCGTCGCCCGCCGCCGCACCAAAATCAGCGACGACTTCGTCTCACGCTGA
- a CDS encoding aldo/keto reductase: MNNPSDSAKTNRLAHETSPYLLQHASNPVDWYPWGPEALQASKTQNRPILLSIGYSACHWCHVMERESFENEAIAALMNRHFICIKVDREERPDLDEIYMQATVTMNRGQGGWPMTVFLTPDQEPFFAGTYFPPDDRWGRPGFPGLLKKIAESWEKNAAALTNQARQLTERLKKELKAVSPVSVSASVLDEAVSQFREDFDEQHGGFGKAPKFPPSAGLSLLLRCYRRTGESRTLQMVTRTLDAMAAGGIYDHIGGGFARYSTDERWLVPHFEKMLYDNALLAKTYLEAYQVTKQSSYRQVTTEVLDYILREMTDPAGGFYSATDADSEGVEGKFFVWTPAEIQAVLQNAEDTRRLCAYYDITDQGNWEHRSIPNRLRPIETVTKELDLTIDELDETIHRVRPLLYRARQERVPPGLDDKIITAWNGMMMSAMAEAGRVFGNSRYIDGAMKAADFLLQTHRTSDGTLLRTSRKGRAHLDGVLEDYAYLAEGLIDLYEACGQERYLAAALQLGERIVDSFRDEDQGGFYTTAKTHETLIIRAREGADGATPSGNAVAISALARLSFHYDRQDLREAAIGGIRVYGRQMARYPRAFAKSLAVVDLLAEGPIELAFVGAPNDPGLEALHRAVRDVFLPHRVIASSDGTGKPSTHPLLSGKGLVGGKAALYICRNFSCQRPLTDPQEVTEALLSEARRTDQPAQQTLLQGTAYPGSASPEGTARYAARLVSQSRYAGHMEHGYGPFGNSGFTTSRLGFGTYRVDTREPEQREAMKKALQEGVNLIDTSTNYMDGDSERLVGSVLGELFKDGELTREEVIVVSKIGYVQGQNLKQAEMREQAGCPYPDMVKYDEGIWHCIHPEYLADQLTLSLDRLGLATLDVCLLHNPEYFLSEAAHHEDGDLVIAREAFYRRIEQAFTFFESQVTAGRIGYYGVSSNTVTADPSNAEATSLSRLYDAARSAAKSLGLERHHFGVLQCPMNLYEAGALMTPNTGMDQQETVLELAQREGIAVLVNRPLNAMPTKKSGVLRLADFPLQGDPVDFERQCQIVATLEEEYRKVIAPNLQQSGQGMAPADFFTWAIELARVRPQIQGLEHWEQIEHQMIAPHFNQVMQALSQQLTETATEQWEAWRNRYVPQLLTLLGGLRREATERSRTRTASISAALNPLLPKARHNESLSRKSLWVLASTPGVTAVLNGMRSRGYVEDSVAILKWESVPAVGPLYEVVMSR, translated from the coding sequence ATGAATAATCCATCTGACTCAGCCAAGACGAATCGCCTCGCTCACGAAACCAGTCCCTATCTCCTCCAGCATGCCTCGAACCCGGTCGACTGGTATCCCTGGGGACCGGAGGCCTTACAGGCATCGAAAACACAGAACCGTCCTATACTACTTTCGATCGGTTATTCTGCCTGCCACTGGTGTCACGTGATGGAGCGGGAGTCGTTCGAGAACGAGGCCATTGCTGCACTCATGAACCGGCACTTTATCTGTATTAAAGTCGATCGGGAAGAACGTCCCGATCTCGACGAGATCTACATGCAGGCCACGGTGACCATGAATCGCGGCCAGGGCGGATGGCCGATGACGGTCTTTCTGACGCCAGACCAGGAGCCATTTTTCGCCGGGACCTATTTCCCTCCCGATGACCGATGGGGTCGTCCAGGTTTTCCCGGCCTGCTCAAGAAAATTGCAGAATCATGGGAGAAGAATGCCGCCGCTCTCACGAATCAAGCGCGTCAATTGACCGAACGGTTGAAGAAGGAACTCAAGGCGGTATCGCCCGTTTCCGTGAGTGCCTCTGTACTGGATGAGGCTGTGAGTCAATTCCGCGAGGATTTCGACGAGCAGCACGGCGGATTCGGCAAGGCGCCGAAATTTCCACCCTCTGCAGGGCTCTCGTTGCTCCTTCGTTGTTATCGTCGAACGGGAGAGAGCCGCACGTTACAGATGGTGACTCGCACGCTCGATGCGATGGCGGCAGGAGGAATCTACGATCATATCGGTGGCGGGTTCGCGCGGTACTCTACCGATGAGCGTTGGCTGGTTCCTCATTTCGAGAAGATGCTCTATGACAATGCCCTGCTGGCCAAAACCTACTTGGAAGCCTACCAAGTCACCAAACAGTCCTCCTATCGCCAGGTTACAACGGAAGTGCTCGACTATATTCTCCGGGAGATGACCGATCCTGCCGGAGGATTCTACTCCGCGACGGATGCGGACTCAGAAGGGGTCGAAGGAAAGTTTTTCGTCTGGACACCGGCGGAAATCCAGGCTGTGCTGCAGAATGCCGAAGATACCCGAAGACTCTGCGCCTATTACGACATTACCGATCAGGGCAATTGGGAACATCGGAGCATCCCGAATCGGCTGCGACCCATCGAGACGGTGACGAAGGAGTTAGATCTCACCATCGATGAACTAGACGAAACAATCCATCGCGTGCGGCCCCTCCTCTATCGCGCGCGCCAAGAGCGAGTCCCGCCCGGACTTGATGACAAAATCATTACGGCCTGGAACGGCATGATGATGTCGGCGATGGCTGAGGCCGGCCGAGTATTTGGGAATAGCCGCTACATCGATGGAGCCATGAAGGCGGCAGACTTTCTCTTGCAGACGCATCGGACTTCCGATGGCACGCTCCTCCGCACCTCGAGAAAGGGCCGGGCCCATCTCGACGGGGTCCTGGAAGACTATGCTTATCTCGCAGAAGGGTTGATCGACCTCTATGAGGCCTGCGGGCAGGAACGCTATCTTGCCGCCGCGCTTCAATTGGGAGAACGGATCGTGGATTCGTTTCGCGATGAGGACCAGGGAGGCTTCTACACAACCGCGAAGACCCATGAAACGCTGATTATACGAGCGCGCGAGGGCGCTGATGGTGCGACGCCTAGTGGCAACGCCGTGGCAATCTCCGCCCTCGCCAGACTCTCATTCCACTACGATCGCCAGGATCTGCGCGAGGCAGCGATTGGCGGGATTCGTGTCTACGGCCGTCAGATGGCCCGGTATCCGAGAGCCTTCGCGAAAAGTCTCGCCGTCGTGGATCTCCTGGCGGAGGGACCTATTGAATTAGCGTTTGTGGGAGCCCCGAACGATCCAGGATTGGAGGCACTGCATCGCGCTGTGCGCGATGTGTTCCTTCCGCATCGTGTGATTGCCTCCAGCGATGGGACTGGCAAGCCGTCCACTCATCCCCTGCTCTCCGGCAAGGGTTTGGTGGGAGGAAAGGCTGCACTCTATATCTGTCGCAATTTTTCCTGCCAGCGTCCCCTCACCGATCCACAAGAGGTCACCGAGGCATTGCTGTCCGAGGCGCGACGAACGGATCAACCAGCCCAACAGACGCTGTTGCAAGGAACCGCATACCCTGGATCTGCTAGCCCTGAGGGGACAGCGCGATATGCCGCACGCCTCGTGAGCCAATCACGCTATGCCGGCCACATGGAACATGGATATGGCCCGTTCGGCAACAGCGGCTTCACGACATCCCGACTGGGATTCGGGACCTATCGGGTCGATACCAGGGAGCCGGAGCAGCGAGAGGCCATGAAGAAGGCGCTGCAAGAAGGCGTCAACCTCATCGACACATCGACGAATTACATGGACGGCGATAGTGAGCGCCTGGTCGGTTCTGTCTTAGGCGAATTGTTCAAAGACGGTGAGCTGACGCGAGAAGAAGTGATCGTTGTCTCGAAGATTGGCTATGTGCAGGGGCAGAATCTCAAACAGGCGGAGATGCGAGAGCAGGCCGGGTGCCCCTACCCAGACATGGTCAAATATGACGAGGGCATCTGGCATTGTATCCATCCGGAGTATCTAGCCGATCAACTCACCCTGTCACTGGACCGGCTAGGGCTTGCCACGCTCGATGTCTGCCTACTCCACAATCCGGAATACTTTCTGTCCGAGGCAGCCCATCATGAAGATGGCGATCTCGTGATTGCGCGGGAAGCCTTTTATCGACGGATTGAACAGGCCTTCACGTTTTTCGAGTCGCAAGTCACGGCGGGACGGATCGGTTATTACGGCGTGTCCTCGAATACGGTCACGGCAGATCCGTCGAATGCCGAGGCGACGTCGCTCTCTCGCCTATACGACGCGGCACGATCTGCCGCGAAGTCACTGGGCCTGGAGCGCCATCATTTCGGGGTGCTGCAATGCCCCATGAATCTCTATGAGGCAGGCGCCCTGATGACGCCTAATACCGGCATGGATCAGCAGGAGACAGTGTTGGAGTTGGCGCAGCGAGAAGGCATCGCGGTCTTGGTCAATCGCCCACTGAATGCCATGCCGACGAAAAAGAGCGGTGTGCTTCGGTTGGCAGATTTTCCGCTCCAAGGCGATCCCGTGGATTTCGAGCGACAATGTCAAATAGTTGCGACGCTTGAAGAAGAATACCGCAAGGTCATTGCCCCAAACCTTCAACAGAGCGGTCAAGGCATGGCCCCTGCCGACTTCTTCACCTGGGCTATTGAGCTGGCCCGCGTGCGGCCTCAGATTCAGGGGCTGGAACATTGGGAGCAGATCGAGCATCAAATGATCGCGCCGCATTTCAATCAAGTGATGCAGGCCCTCTCTCAACAGCTCACCGAAACAGCAACTGAACAGTGGGAGGCCTGGCGCAATCGCTATGTGCCGCAATTGCTCACCCTGTTGGGCGGACTCCGCAGAGAAGCGACCGAGCGGAGTCGCACGAGAACGGCCTCGATATCTGCAGCCCTCAATCCCCTCCTGCCCAAGGCGCGGCACAACGAGTCGTTATCACGAAAGTCCTTATGGGTGTTGGCCAGCACACCAGGAGTGACCGCGGTGTTGAATGGGATGAGGTCGCGAGGCTATGTTGAAGATTCTGTCGCTATCCTCAAGTGGGAATCGGTACCGGCGGTAGGACCACTGTACGAAGTGGTGATGTCACGATGA
- a CDS encoding tetratricopeptide repeat protein codes for MNESNHSPLIQQDHRVSLQVISDPDNRTTTPAIYNSTIEAPSSTETLNGQESYERGTALKNVGLFKQAAEHFETAAQDPMYKLKGLAQMGLCLKRTGKQDEAVKAFRRALQVPSASSKEQVQILYLLGRTLESLGRIPESLETYRWLRREAPQYRDVAARIESLSTRRIHINNR; via the coding sequence GTGAATGAATCCAACCATTCTCCCCTCATACAGCAGGACCATCGAGTGTCACTCCAGGTCATATCGGATCCGGACAACCGTACGACGACACCAGCCATATATAATTCGACCATCGAAGCTCCCAGTTCGACAGAGACGCTGAATGGACAGGAATCGTATGAACGAGGAACGGCGCTCAAGAACGTGGGCTTGTTTAAACAAGCCGCGGAACATTTTGAAACAGCCGCGCAGGACCCCATGTACAAGTTGAAGGGGCTCGCACAAATGGGGCTGTGTCTTAAGAGGACTGGCAAACAAGACGAAGCTGTCAAGGCATTTCGCCGAGCCCTCCAAGTGCCCTCAGCATCGTCGAAAGAACAAGTGCAGATCCTCTATCTCTTAGGGCGAACATTAGAGTCCCTCGGGCGTATTCCTGAAAGCTTGGAGACCTATCGATGGCTCAGGCGAGAGGCCCCGCAATATCGGGATGTCGCCGCACGAATCGAATCATTGAGTACAAGACGTATCCACATCAACAACCGGTAG
- a CDS encoding GDP-L-fucose synthase, with protein sequence MSFWTNKRVVVTGGAGFLGSFVVEQLRAKGCRDIVVPRSKDYDLVQMDAVKQLYSDSTPDMVIHLAARVGGIGANQANPGKFFYDNLMMGTQLIEVGRQRGLKKFVALGTICAYPKFAPIPFQEDDIWNGYPEETNAPYGLAKKMMLVQSQAYREQYGFNSIVLFPVNLYGPRDNFDLETSHVIPALIRKCVTAQEAGQSTLTLWGDGSPTREFLYVEDAAEGILLAAERYGGSLPVNLGTGEEVPIRHLAAMIAEDADFTGQIQWDRTKPNGQPRRCLDVSRAKQLFGFQSKHALREGLKKTMQWFAANRQNLRQVTF encoded by the coding sequence ATGTCATTTTGGACGAATAAGCGAGTGGTCGTCACGGGAGGGGCAGGCTTTCTTGGATCCTTTGTCGTTGAGCAACTACGAGCCAAGGGCTGCCGAGACATTGTTGTGCCCCGAAGCAAAGATTATGACCTCGTTCAGATGGATGCGGTGAAACAGCTCTATAGCGATAGCACTCCCGATATGGTCATTCATCTGGCTGCACGTGTCGGGGGAATCGGTGCGAACCAAGCCAATCCCGGGAAGTTTTTTTACGATAACCTGATGATGGGTACCCAGCTTATCGAAGTCGGACGACAACGGGGGCTGAAGAAATTCGTGGCGTTGGGCACCATCTGTGCCTATCCCAAGTTTGCTCCTATTCCATTTCAAGAAGACGATATCTGGAATGGATACCCTGAAGAGACCAATGCACCCTACGGTCTCGCCAAGAAGATGATGCTGGTCCAGTCGCAGGCGTATCGTGAACAGTATGGGTTCAATTCGATCGTATTGTTTCCGGTCAATCTCTATGGCCCACGCGATAACTTTGATCTGGAAACGTCTCATGTCATTCCAGCCTTAATACGTAAATGTGTGACCGCTCAAGAAGCGGGCCAATCCACCCTTACCTTGTGGGGAGATGGATCTCCGACTCGAGAGTTTTTGTATGTGGAGGACGCAGCGGAGGGCATCCTGCTCGCTGCTGAACGTTACGGGGGGAGTCTGCCTGTCAATCTAGGGACAGGGGAGGAAGTGCCAATTCGGCATCTTGCCGCCATGATTGCTGAAGATGCTGATTTTACAGGCCAGATCCAATGGGATCGTACCAAGCCAAATGGGCAACCTCGACGATGCCTGGATGTCAGCCGGGCTAAGCAACTGTTCGGGTTTCAATCAAAGCATGCGCTTCGGGAAGGACTTAAGAAGACCATGCAGTGGTTTGCTGCCAATCGCCAGAATCTTCGACAAGTTACTTTTTGA